The following are encoded in a window of Thermogemmatispora onikobensis genomic DNA:
- the murJ gene encoding murein biosynthesis integral membrane protein MurJ — protein sequence MAEESNKPTPYYGWQYDQEQLGAGAAGTSGVNLSPASLPPQQPVYPPQVPSGGRVGAQPGRSYQEQHLPDMGGSLGYGQGMEYLYANVPQPSQPLPALRQARLQQLREERLRRQQRRVQQPDLSDLIQRKVFRRRMGDLAPLSSSTLGEQAGGASGGLSQGQGQAQAQAQLQVQEPLVASPAASASVAPAAASPSAPALQPASESAQDTAMIRRVQVRNAAFILTGAFVASRVLGLLRSSMFAAVFGTDPTSGAFYQAFLLPDTIFNIVAGGALSSAFIPVFTRYMVSDRDEKTAWHVANTALTLATTIMLIIALIGFIFANQIVPLYNPNVSPGELSLITALTRIMLFQAVILGSGVIVSAVLNAQQHFTLYALGTVLYNVGLIVGLLPGMFLALIGHRNSMVAVYCASAGVVLGALLQVGIQIPGLSRVGMRFRPSFDWRHPGVQQIGRQMIPRIINAAMLSTTTFVDRALILLLGTLVVAGSLGQQTLLGFITAYYYGFSLMLLPLGIFGMAISTAAFPTIAEYVARGRLERARSIVMETLRGILFLSIPSSLGLIVLALPIIQTLYQHGAFGLESAEITAIPLSMFAIGLAGQAAVEILTRSFYALRDSKTPVIVSVGQFIFKIALGLLLINAFARLWGAAWGMGALALSTSVAGLLEATVLLCLIHQRIGGLITRDLGAFLSRVLLATGLMGLAVFLVRLLLDFLLNTTDPTRPMITHGGLVQVLVALVKLLIEMAVGILVYLRAARLLKIDGQIELLGPLRRLLARFKLSWI from the coding sequence ATGGCAGAAGAAAGCAACAAGCCAACTCCGTACTATGGCTGGCAGTATGATCAGGAGCAACTGGGGGCAGGGGCCGCAGGGACGTCAGGTGTGAATCTGTCACCCGCCTCGCTCCCGCCGCAGCAGCCAGTCTATCCTCCCCAGGTGCCTTCTGGTGGCAGGGTAGGGGCCCAGCCGGGGCGCTCGTATCAGGAGCAGCATCTGCCGGATATGGGGGGCTCGCTGGGCTATGGGCAGGGGATGGAGTATCTCTACGCCAATGTGCCGCAGCCATCGCAGCCGTTGCCGGCCTTGCGTCAGGCGCGCCTGCAGCAGTTGCGCGAGGAGCGTCTGCGTCGGCAGCAGCGTCGTGTGCAGCAGCCGGATCTAAGCGATTTGATTCAGCGCAAGGTCTTCAGGCGCCGCATGGGTGATCTGGCGCCGCTCTCTTCATCAACCCTGGGCGAGCAGGCTGGTGGGGCCAGTGGTGGCCTGAGTCAGGGGCAGGGGCAGGCCCAGGCCCAGGCCCAACTTCAGGTTCAAGAGCCGTTGGTGGCCAGCCCGGCGGCTTCGGCCTCGGTGGCGCCTGCTGCCGCTTCGCCTTCGGCCCCCGCTTTGCAGCCTGCTTCCGAATCAGCCCAGGATACCGCAATGATCCGGCGGGTGCAGGTTCGGAACGCGGCCTTCATTCTCACAGGGGCCTTTGTGGCCAGTCGCGTCTTGGGGTTGCTGCGCTCCTCGATGTTTGCGGCTGTCTTTGGAACAGACCCGACCTCTGGCGCCTTCTATCAGGCTTTTCTCTTGCCTGATACGATCTTTAACATTGTGGCCGGCGGTGCTCTCAGCTCGGCCTTCATTCCCGTTTTTACGCGCTACATGGTCAGCGATCGGGACGAGAAGACGGCCTGGCATGTGGCCAATACGGCTCTAACGCTGGCTACAACCATTATGCTCATCATTGCTCTGATCGGCTTCATTTTCGCCAATCAGATTGTGCCGCTGTATAATCCCAATGTCAGCCCGGGCGAGCTGAGTCTGATTACGGCCTTAACACGTATCATGCTCTTCCAGGCTGTGATTCTTGGCAGCGGGGTCATCGTCAGCGCGGTTCTAAACGCGCAGCAGCACTTTACGCTCTATGCCTTGGGGACCGTGCTCTATAACGTCGGCCTGATCGTCGGCCTGTTGCCGGGAATGTTTCTGGCGCTGATCGGCCATCGCAATTCGATGGTGGCCGTCTACTGCGCCAGTGCTGGGGTAGTCCTGGGGGCCTTACTCCAGGTCGGTATTCAGATTCCTGGGCTGTCGCGGGTCGGCATGCGTTTCCGCCCCTCCTTTGACTGGCGCCATCCGGGCGTTCAGCAGATCGGTCGCCAGATGATCCCGCGCATTATCAATGCCGCGATGCTCTCAACGACGACTTTTGTCGATCGCGCTTTGATCCTGCTACTGGGAACGCTGGTGGTCGCCGGCTCGCTTGGGCAGCAGACGCTCCTTGGCTTTATCACGGCGTACTACTACGGCTTTTCGCTGATGCTGCTGCCGTTGGGCATCTTCGGCATGGCCATTTCGACGGCGGCTTTCCCGACGATCGCCGAGTATGTCGCGCGCGGGCGGCTGGAGCGGGCGCGCAGCATCGTAATGGAGACCTTGCGCGGCATCCTCTTCTTGTCGATCCCTTCCAGTCTGGGCTTGATTGTGCTGGCGCTGCCCATTATTCAGACGCTCTATCAGCACGGCGCTTTTGGTCTGGAGAGCGCCGAAATTACGGCCATCCCCCTGTCGATGTTCGCCATTGGTCTGGCCGGCCAGGCTGCGGTAGAGATTCTGACGCGCTCGTTCTATGCCCTGCGCGATAGCAAGACGCCGGTGATTGTGAGCGTTGGCCAGTTTATCTTTAAGATTGCCCTTGGCCTCTTGTTGATCAACGCCTTCGCTCGCCTGTGGGGTGCGGCCTGGGGAATGGGGGCCTTGGCGCTCTCAACCTCGGTGGCTGGTCTGCTGGAGGCCACGGTCCTTCTCTGCCTGATCCATCAACGGATCGGTGGACTGATTACCCGTGATCTGGGAGCCTTCTTGAGTCGGGTCTTGCTAGCGACCGGGCTGATGGGCCTGGCGGTCTTCCTGGTTCGCCTGCTACTGGATTTCCTGCTGAATACGACCGATCCAACGCGCCCAATGATTACGCATGGGGGCCTGGTCCAGGTCCTGGTCGCTCTAGTGAAGCTGCTCATCGAGATGGCGGTCGGCATCCTGGTCTATCTGCGAGCGGCGCGCCTGCTGAAGATCGATGGGCAGATCGAGCTGCTTGGTCCCTTGCGACGCCTGCTGGCGCGCTTCAAGCTGTCCTGGATCTAG
- a CDS encoding mannose-1-phosphate guanylyltransferase has translation MEDLHAVILAGGSGTRLWPLSTPEFPKQFLPLPGGRSMIQETLARVTTLVPPEQVWVVTGRAFSELVRQHLPELLPGQILEEPVGRNTAPAITWAASLLARRSPRAVMAVFPADHVITKLEPFQRAIRFGYQLAQRGYLVTWGIRPTEPATGYGYIRFASPVADGYGHQAFSVEQFVEKPDLATAQRYLQDGHYVWNSGMFIWQTATILTEVGKHLPALAEEMTRIVEAMGTPAERRVLEEVWPSLTSISIDYGVLEKTDRLVVIPVDLGWSDVGNWEQYGALYAADGKGLRGVGHHFALGSQNVFVYNTTQREIYTIGLEDVIVVALDDKTLICHKNHVQRVRELAEAQLLQRASTTAARNGHQPGPRPASAPSPLPAASTGQSGSALSLGLAATDSPPMTPEEVAPGADPEPGGTADQSQSTS, from the coding sequence ATGGAAGACTTACACGCTGTCATCCTGGCGGGCGGCAGCGGGACACGACTCTGGCCGCTGAGTACCCCCGAGTTTCCCAAGCAGTTTCTGCCTCTTCCGGGAGGCCGCAGCATGATTCAAGAGACGCTGGCGCGAGTGACCACGCTGGTGCCGCCAGAACAGGTCTGGGTGGTCACCGGGCGAGCCTTTAGTGAGCTGGTGCGCCAGCACCTGCCAGAGCTGCTTCCGGGGCAGATCCTGGAGGAGCCGGTTGGGCGCAATACGGCTCCCGCCATTACCTGGGCAGCCTCCTTGCTGGCTCGCCGCTCCCCCCGGGCTGTGATGGCGGTCTTTCCCGCTGATCATGTGATCACGAAGCTGGAGCCGTTCCAGCGGGCGATCCGCTTCGGCTATCAGCTCGCTCAACGCGGCTACCTGGTAACCTGGGGCATCCGACCCACCGAGCCGGCCACTGGCTACGGTTATATCCGCTTCGCTTCCCCCGTGGCCGACGGCTACGGCCACCAGGCTTTCAGCGTGGAGCAGTTCGTCGAAAAGCCTGATCTGGCTACAGCACAGCGCTATCTCCAGGATGGACACTATGTCTGGAATAGCGGCATGTTTATTTGGCAGACCGCCACGATTCTGACAGAGGTGGGCAAACACCTGCCAGCTCTGGCGGAAGAGATGACACGCATTGTGGAGGCAATGGGCACGCCTGCAGAGAGGAGGGTCTTGGAAGAAGTCTGGCCTTCCCTGACTTCAATTTCGATCGACTACGGCGTGCTGGAGAAAACCGACAGGCTGGTGGTGATTCCGGTCGATCTCGGCTGGAGCGATGTTGGAAACTGGGAGCAGTATGGGGCGCTCTACGCTGCCGATGGGAAGGGTCTGCGCGGCGTCGGCCACCACTTTGCTCTTGGCAGCCAGAACGTCTTTGTCTACAACACGACGCAGCGGGAGATCTATACGATCGGCCTGGAGGACGTGATCGTGGTGGCCCTTGACGATAAGACGCTGATCTGCCATAAGAACCACGTACAGCGCGTACGCGAGCTGGCCGAAGCTCAGCTTCTTCAACGCGCCAGTACAACCGCTGCGCGCAACGGCCATCAGCCAGGACCAAGGCCCGCCTCTGCGCCCTCGCCCCTGCCGGCGGCCTCAACGGGCCAGAGCGGTTCCGCGCTTAGCCTTGGCCTGGCAGCTACTGATTCTCCTCCAATGACGCCAGAGGAAGTGGCACCAGGAGCAGACCCTGAGCCGGGTGGCACCGCCGACCAGAGCCAGTCGACAAGCTGA
- the ggt gene encoding gamma-glutamyltransferase, producing MLSDQPVFGSHLMVACAHYLATRAGLQALERGGNAVDAAVAANAAMTVVYPPTCSAGGDVFMLIWEARSRRLHALNGSGRAPRALTPEYFAAHSLREIPAIGPLSITVPGAVDGWFEALERFGRLPVEEVFAPAIAYAEEGFPVSSKLAGWLERAAKTVLQRWEATARVFLPEGRPPGCGEILRQPDLARTYRLLAREGREAFYRGPLARTIVDYVQRCGGVLSLEDLAAHHSDWVTPLSTTYRGYEVFEFPPNSQGLTVLEMLNILEGYDLQALGYQSPETLHLMIEAKKLAFADRDRYLSDPAFVEIPVERLLSKAYAEQLRARINPERASFHVEVESKPERDGDTMYLCVVDSEGNAVSLIQSLFYSWGSGIVAGESGVLLHNRGSYFSLNPRHVNYLQPGKRTMHTLTPALVLRDGEPFLVLGTMGADAQPQIHVQLLTAVIDFGLNIQQAINAPRWRSGLLLQQGGRRQLLQGQQGAHPAGESGASEVVALEQRFPNAVALGLEMLGHRVAIWGPWEDDMGHAQAILITPGTQVLQGAADPRCDGLALGW from the coding sequence ATGCTCTCCGACCAACCCGTCTTTGGCTCACATCTCATGGTCGCCTGCGCTCATTACCTGGCTACTCGGGCCGGTTTGCAGGCGCTGGAACGCGGAGGAAACGCAGTCGATGCCGCCGTCGCTGCTAACGCGGCGATGACGGTTGTCTACCCGCCAACCTGCTCAGCGGGCGGCGACGTTTTTATGCTGATCTGGGAGGCGCGCAGCCGTCGGCTGCATGCTCTCAACGGCAGCGGGCGCGCACCGCGTGCCCTGACTCCCGAGTATTTCGCCGCGCACTCACTGCGTGAGATTCCAGCGATTGGCCCGCTCTCGATTACGGTTCCTGGGGCAGTCGATGGCTGGTTCGAGGCCCTGGAGCGCTTTGGCCGGCTGCCAGTCGAGGAGGTCTTTGCGCCGGCCATCGCCTACGCTGAGGAGGGCTTTCCGGTCTCGTCGAAGCTGGCTGGCTGGCTGGAGCGCGCCGCCAAGACAGTGCTGCAGCGCTGGGAGGCGACGGCTCGCGTTTTTCTCCCTGAAGGCCGCCCCCCAGGCTGCGGCGAGATCTTGCGCCAGCCTGACCTGGCACGTACCTACCGCCTACTCGCACGCGAGGGCCGCGAGGCTTTCTATCGCGGACCTCTAGCGCGCACGATCGTTGACTACGTGCAGCGCTGCGGCGGAGTGCTGAGCCTGGAGGACCTCGCGGCCCATCATTCGGATTGGGTAACGCCACTGTCAACAACCTATCGCGGCTACGAGGTCTTTGAGTTTCCTCCCAATTCACAGGGCCTGACGGTCCTGGAGATGCTCAATATTCTGGAGGGCTATGATCTGCAGGCACTCGGTTATCAAAGTCCCGAGACGCTGCACCTGATGATTGAGGCTAAGAAGTTGGCCTTTGCCGATCGCGATCGCTATCTCTCTGATCCAGCTTTTGTGGAGATTCCGGTAGAACGCCTGCTGAGCAAGGCGTACGCGGAGCAGCTGCGAGCACGCATCAATCCAGAGCGCGCCTCCTTCCACGTCGAGGTCGAGAGCAAACCTGAGCGCGACGGCGATACGATGTATCTGTGCGTGGTTGATAGTGAGGGCAACGCCGTCTCGCTGATCCAGAGCCTTTTCTATAGCTGGGGCAGCGGGATCGTGGCCGGCGAGAGCGGGGTACTGCTGCACAATCGCGGCTCCTATTTCTCTCTGAACCCGCGCCACGTGAATTATCTGCAACCAGGGAAGCGCACGATGCATACACTGACGCCTGCGCTGGTCCTGCGCGACGGCGAGCCGTTTCTGGTACTGGGAACAATGGGGGCGGATGCCCAGCCGCAGATTCATGTGCAGCTGCTGACAGCAGTGATCGACTTTGGGCTGAATATTCAGCAGGCGATTAACGCCCCACGCTGGCGCAGCGGCCTCTTGCTACAACAGGGCGGACGCCGACAGCTGCTACAGGGACAGCAAGGCGCCCATCCAGCAGGAGAAAGCGGGGCCAGCGAGGTGGTGGCTCTGGAGCAGCGCTTTCCAAATGCGGTGGCGCTGGGCCTGGAGATGCTGGGCCACCGGGTGGCGATCTGGGGACCGTGGGAAGACGATATGGGCCACGCTCAGGCTATTCTGATTACTCCCGGCACCCAGGTGCTCCAGGGCGCAGCAGATCCACGCTGCGATGGCTTAGCCCTCGGCTGGTAG
- a CDS encoding homoserine dehydrogenase: MVKELRLALIGFGTVGQGLAELLQEKRDWLRAAYGLDARLVAVATARSGFLARAEGLDEAELLRVASSGQPLTAYAATEVKRWPTVREGLAATGADVLVEVTGTNLRDGEPGLSHIRQALEQGMHVITANKGPVALAAHELLALAARKGVQLRMEATVMAGTPVLSTLREGLAGARIRALAGILNGTTNYILTAMSQGRDYAEALAEAQRLGYAEADPSADVEGYDALAKTLILAALVFGLPLRAEQVQRRGIAGVTPEEIRAAQAQGRRIKLLASLRLREKAEIHAASTSGQTPTLPLEARVEPVALPLEHPLARVDGVMNALTVECDTLDSVTVIGPGAGRRQTAQGLLADLLTIART; the protein is encoded by the coding sequence ATGGTAAAGGAACTGCGCCTTGCCCTCATTGGTTTCGGCACGGTTGGCCAGGGGCTGGCTGAGTTGTTGCAGGAGAAGCGGGACTGGCTGCGAGCCGCCTATGGCCTGGATGCTCGTCTGGTGGCGGTGGCGACGGCTCGCTCAGGTTTTTTGGCCCGGGCTGAGGGCCTGGATGAGGCGGAGTTGCTCAGGGTCGCGAGCAGTGGTCAGCCGTTGACGGCCTATGCGGCGACAGAGGTGAAGCGCTGGCCAACGGTGCGTGAGGGGTTGGCGGCCACTGGGGCCGATGTGCTGGTCGAGGTAACGGGAACGAATCTGCGCGATGGAGAGCCGGGCTTAAGCCATATCCGGCAGGCACTGGAGCAGGGCATGCATGTGATTACAGCCAATAAGGGGCCGGTGGCTCTGGCCGCTCACGAGCTTCTGGCTTTAGCGGCACGCAAAGGGGTCCAGTTGCGTATGGAGGCTACAGTCATGGCTGGTACACCGGTGCTGAGCACGCTCCGCGAGGGACTGGCTGGCGCTCGCATTCGCGCGCTCGCGGGTATTCTCAATGGCACAACCAACTATATCCTGACGGCGATGAGCCAGGGGAGGGACTACGCGGAGGCCCTGGCTGAAGCTCAGCGCCTCGGCTACGCGGAGGCTGATCCCAGCGCGGATGTGGAAGGCTATGACGCCCTGGCCAAGACCTTGATCCTGGCCGCCCTGGTCTTTGGGCTACCGCTACGGGCCGAGCAAGTGCAGCGTCGCGGTATCGCTGGAGTGACGCCGGAGGAGATCCGTGCTGCCCAGGCTCAGGGGCGTCGCATCAAACTGCTGGCTTCCTTGCGCCTGCGCGAGAAAGCGGAGATCCATGCCGCCTCTACCTCTGGCCAGACGCCGACCTTGCCTCTAGAGGCACGGGTGGAGCCTGTAGCCCTACCGCTGGAGCATCCTCTGGCGCGCGTCGATGGCGTCATGAATGCCCTCACGGTTGAATGCGACACCCTTGACTCGGTGACCGTGATCGGCCCCGGAGCAGGTCGCCGCCAGACGGCTCAGGGATTGCTTGCTGATTTGCTGACCATTGCTCGAACATAG
- a CDS encoding XdhC family protein, with protein MRDILPDVERWRARGERVAVATVVSVAGSAPRRPGAKLAVSEKGEISGSVSGGCVEPAVIETALQVIKDGKPQMLEFGISEEENFEQIGLACGGTIHVFVERLDW; from the coding sequence ATGCGCGATATTCTGCCGGATGTTGAGCGCTGGCGGGCGCGCGGCGAGCGCGTGGCCGTGGCAACAGTTGTCTCGGTAGCCGGTTCGGCTCCCCGCCGGCCTGGGGCCAAGCTGGCCGTCAGCGAGAAGGGGGAAATCAGCGGCTCCGTAAGCGGCGGCTGCGTGGAGCCAGCGGTGATCGAAACCGCCCTGCAGGTCATCAAGGATGGCAAGCCCCAGATGCTGGAGTTCGGTATCAGCGAGGAGGAGAACTTCGAACAGATCGGCCTGGCCTGCGGCGGGACGATCCATGTCTTCGTTGAGCGCCTCGACTGGTAG
- a CDS encoding XdhC family protein gives MSGLYEELKQQVAQERGVALATLVRSSSGQGIGAKLLVFSDKSFHGSFGLPELEARVVEDAEQAIWIGEPGTRLYTLGEETFEVFIEGFPPPPRLIIVGAGHIAIPLTTFARTLGYRVVVIDARAAFATRERFPHADELIVAWPDEVLASMDLNPSTAVAILTHDPKFDEPSLKVVLSRQVGYVGAIGSRKTSQERNERLKQQGLTDEQLSRIHAPIGLNIGAKTPEEMALAIMAEIVASRYGKDRTTILDWSRK, from the coding sequence ATGAGTGGTCTCTATGAGGAATTAAAACAGCAAGTGGCGCAGGAGCGTGGCGTGGCTCTGGCCACGCTGGTGCGCTCCTCTTCCGGCCAGGGGATCGGCGCGAAGCTCCTGGTGTTCTCCGATAAGAGCTTTCATGGCTCCTTTGGCCTCCCGGAGCTGGAAGCGCGCGTTGTCGAAGACGCCGAGCAGGCCATCTGGATCGGCGAGCCAGGCACGCGGCTCTATACCCTGGGAGAAGAGACCTTTGAGGTCTTTATCGAGGGCTTTCCTCCTCCCCCACGCCTGATTATTGTCGGCGCTGGCCATATTGCTATCCCTCTGACAACCTTCGCTCGAACGCTCGGCTACCGCGTGGTGGTGATCGATGCGCGCGCGGCCTTCGCCACACGCGAGCGTTTCCCTCACGCCGACGAGCTGATCGTGGCCTGGCCAGACGAGGTTTTGGCCAGCATGGATCTCAATCCTTCGACCGCGGTCGCTATCCTGACCCACGATCCCAAGTTCGACGAGCCATCCCTTAAGGTGGTGCTCTCGCGCCAGGTCGGCTATGTCGGAGCCATCGGCAGCCGCAAGACCAGCCAGGAGCGCAACGAGCGCCTCAAGCAGCAAGGCTTGACCGACGAGCAGCTGAGTCGCATCCACGCGCCCATCGGCCTGAATATCGGGGCCAAGACCCCCGAGGAGATGGCACTGGCAATTATGGCCGAGATTGTCGCAAGCCGCTATGGCAAAGATCGTACTACCATCCTGGACTGGTCCCGCAAATAG
- a CDS encoding LCP family protein, which produces MPDYPYDPHEDLTEPVPPSAPPPASGGQGKLIIGGFHNAAGNQPQGRRQPPPGYQGYRGGVSTPPRRPGAEPYPGSYPVTATPALRPRRSFLRRRGCAIGCLSLLLVVVILAGFSIYVLQRVLAFGSAISTQAPLSTQTGFMNTADRVNLLVMGFGGGDHPGAYLTDSMVLMSLIPSTQHTTLISVPRDLWVQVPSGSGHYGKINSVYEVASNNNQDPVAGGNAAAQKISLITGLDVKYWMTIDFNGFRDLINAIGGIDVYVPDSFTALYPKNDDPNVDASWIKVHFSKGMQHMDGETAIRYARARESLDNPAEGTDFARSARQMIIIKAVISKVKQWSTWPHLFDAMDALKHTIYTNMSLTDLGLFSLKMDLNQAHRIGLSNQNVLVDSQSADGQYILLPANNNWQLIIDYIRKNLYN; this is translated from the coding sequence ATGCCGGACTATCCCTATGATCCTCATGAAGATCTGACAGAGCCAGTACCTCCATCTGCCCCGCCTCCCGCTAGTGGCGGCCAGGGGAAGTTGATCATAGGTGGCTTTCATAATGCAGCTGGGAACCAGCCACAGGGCAGGCGCCAGCCACCACCTGGCTACCAGGGCTATCGAGGGGGAGTCTCTACTCCTCCGCGCCGCCCTGGAGCTGAGCCTTATCCGGGGAGCTACCCGGTAACAGCTACTCCCGCTCTGCGCCCGCGCCGCTCCTTCCTGCGCCGGCGCGGCTGCGCCATCGGCTGCCTCTCTTTGCTACTGGTGGTGGTGATCCTGGCAGGCTTCTCGATCTATGTGCTCCAGCGCGTCCTGGCTTTTGGCTCGGCCATCTCAACACAGGCCCCGCTGAGTACCCAGACAGGCTTTATGAACACTGCAGATCGCGTCAACCTCCTGGTCATGGGCTTCGGCGGAGGTGACCATCCTGGCGCCTACTTGACCGACTCGATGGTGCTCATGAGCCTCATTCCTTCTACTCAGCATACGACGCTCATCTCGGTTCCTCGCGATCTGTGGGTCCAGGTTCCTTCCGGCTCCGGCCACTACGGTAAGATTAATAGCGTCTACGAAGTGGCTTCGAATAATAACCAGGACCCCGTGGCAGGCGGCAACGCCGCAGCTCAGAAGATCTCATTGATCACCGGCCTCGATGTCAAGTACTGGATGACAATCGACTTCAACGGCTTCCGCGACTTGATCAACGCCATCGGCGGCATCGATGTCTATGTCCCCGATTCGTTTACTGCCCTCTATCCAAAGAACGATGACCCGAACGTCGATGCAAGCTGGATCAAGGTGCACTTCTCCAAGGGTATGCAGCACATGGACGGCGAGACGGCTATCCGCTATGCCCGCGCCCGCGAGTCGCTGGACAATCCCGCCGAGGGGACTGATTTCGCTCGCTCTGCCCGCCAGATGATTATCATTAAAGCGGTGATCAGCAAGGTGAAGCAGTGGTCAACCTGGCCCCACCTCTTCGATGCGATGGATGCCTTGAAGCATACCATCTATACGAATATGTCCCTGACCGACCTCGGCCTCTTCTCGCTGAAGATGGATCTCAATCAGGCTCACCGCATCGGCCTGAGCAATCAGAATGTGCTGGTCGACTCTCAGTCAGCGGACGGGCAGTACATTCTGCTGCCGGCAAACAATAACTGGCAGCTCATTATTGACTACATTCGTAAAAATCTCTATAACTAG
- a CDS encoding protein kinase domain-containing protein has product MTQQFSRLVAGVYRIGQVFTRPGSIVTSCTAYNRNTNDVVGLHLIALPPTSAFASQQLQSLFALLERRRQVHSPTVLPLHTWGLDGSWLYLVTDPPRGVSLRYLMDHEHIDLQRALEIVRQLLKGVEVLQAHGFVGLDLRPSFITVQVIEFRDYVQVDDLGLRLLVHALGLGASQQSDDIGFFDPRYLAPEELQGQPPGPWSDVYHAGLLLFELVAGRPPFVGRTIAETAFLQTSAPLPSLELYHHNTPNVVQALLEHALAKQPTQRFASIQAFLNALNGIQMPPPPERVPAFGEITLLAGAEQPPSSATREIAAIETADDLSLAQTLLQTPQGKASLRSEDSEEGVLAYLCFEGGERPLRLPIRGRNVVVGRADPRRHLYPDLDLTPLDSQMVVSRQHARIHFEETFFYIEDLKSHNGTWLGGLRLKPLKAELLQHGDHLRFGSLECIFRVPGQPDPPRPGARSEPPARPPLKPKPSGS; this is encoded by the coding sequence ATGACACAGCAGTTTTCTCGCCTGGTCGCTGGCGTCTATCGCATCGGGCAAGTCTTCACCCGTCCAGGTTCCATAGTCACCAGTTGTACAGCTTATAACCGAAACACGAACGATGTGGTGGGCTTGCATCTGATTGCCCTGCCGCCGACCTCTGCTTTCGCTTCTCAACAGCTGCAGAGTCTCTTTGCGTTGCTGGAGCGGCGCCGCCAGGTGCATTCGCCGACAGTGCTGCCTCTGCACACCTGGGGTCTCGATGGGTCATGGCTCTATCTGGTGACCGACCCGCCGCGTGGGGTTAGCCTGCGCTATCTGATGGACCATGAGCACATCGATCTGCAGCGCGCGCTAGAGATTGTGCGCCAGCTTCTCAAGGGTGTTGAGGTGCTTCAGGCTCACGGCTTTGTGGGTCTGGATCTCCGTCCTTCTTTCATTACGGTGCAGGTCATTGAGTTCCGCGACTATGTCCAGGTCGACGACCTTGGCCTGCGCCTGCTCGTCCACGCTCTGGGCCTGGGAGCCAGCCAGCAATCCGACGATATTGGCTTCTTCGATCCCCGCTATCTGGCGCCCGAGGAGCTTCAAGGGCAGCCGCCCGGTCCCTGGAGCGACGTCTACCATGCCGGCCTGCTGCTCTTCGAGCTGGTGGCCGGTCGCCCCCCGTTCGTCGGGCGCACCATTGCGGAAACTGCCTTTCTGCAGACCAGCGCGCCGCTCCCAAGTCTGGAGCTGTACCATCACAATACGCCGAATGTGGTGCAGGCCCTGCTAGAGCATGCCCTGGCCAAGCAGCCAACCCAACGCTTTGCTTCGATCCAGGCTTTCCTGAATGCCCTCAACGGTATCCAGATGCCGCCTCCTCCCGAGCGCGTCCCCGCCTTCGGCGAGATTACCCTGCTGGCAGGGGCCGAGCAGCCACCCTCTTCCGCTACTCGCGAGATAGCGGCCATAGAAACGGCTGATGATCTCTCCCTGGCCCAGACCCTGCTTCAGACTCCCCAGGGCAAGGCCAGCCTTCGCAGCGAGGACTCCGAGGAGGGCGTGCTGGCCTATCTCTGCTTTGAAGGAGGCGAGCGTCCTCTGCGCCTGCCGATCAGGGGACGGAACGTCGTTGTTGGACGAGCTGATCCGCGCCGCCACCTGTATCCCGATCTCGACCTGACGCCTCTCGACTCCCAGATGGTGGTCTCGCGTCAACACGCCCGTATCCACTTCGAAGAGACGTTCTTTTATATCGAGGACCTGAAAAGCCACAATGGAACCTGGCTGGGTGGGTTGCGGTTGAAGCCGCTTAAGGCCGAGCTGCTACAGCACGGCGACCATCTGCGCTTCGGTTCGCTCGAATGCATCTTCCGCGTGCCAGGCCAGCCCGACCCGCCACGGCCCGGCGCCAGATCCGAGCCACCAGCCAGGCCCCCGCTCAAGCCGAAGCCATCTGGCAGCTAG